From Ramlibacter tataouinensis, the proteins below share one genomic window:
- the mfd gene encoding transcription-repair coupling factor: MELPKLNAGKRFTLPRPSGSADALVLAKLARREKGAGRLTAIVASDANDAQRLLAEVAFFAPELRCALFPDWETLPYDGFSPHQDLISERLATLWSISQGESDVVLVPATTALYRLAPPAFLAGYTFQFAVKQKLDEARLKAQLTLAGYNHVTQVVSPGEYAVRGGLIDLFPMGSSVPYRVDLFDDEIDSIRTFDPDSQRSLFPVPSVRLLPGREFPMDEEARARFRRRWRELLEGDPTKSRIYKDIGNGVATAGIEYYLPLFFDETATVFDYLGTAATLVLHGDLEPAFQRFWQDTRERHRLVQGDPERPALPPEALFLSAEQFYARANEHAQLAVRAVGDGDAYVEFAPLPPMAVVRGAEEPLAKFKEHLRNTQHRALVLAESDGRRESLLDFLRASQLSPPVFDSLEEFRGSDEKLGIATSALATGFSWVDESIDFITETELFAAAPSARRRKKQEQVSDVEALIKDLSELNLGDPVVHAQHGIGRYKGLVNMDLGQGNTEFLHLEYAEKAALYVPVSQLHLISRYTGVSAEEAPLHKLGSGQWEKARRKAAEQVRDTAAELLNIYARRAAREGHAFRFEPQDYEAFANDFGFEETADQNAAIHAVIQDMVSPQPMDRLVCGDVGFGKTEVALRAAFVAVTGGKQVAFLAPTTLLAEQHYQTLVDRFSKWPVKIAEVSRFRSTKEVNATIKGLEDGSVDIVVGTHKLLSEAAKFKNLGLLIIDEEHRFGVRHKEAMKALRAEVDVLTLTATPIPRTLGMALEGLRDLSVIATAPQRRLAIKTFVRNEGNGVIREAVLRELKRGGQVYFLHNEVETIQNRRERLEQLLPEARIAVAHGQMPERELERVMRDFIAQRHNLLLCSTIIETGIDVPTANTIVISRADKFGLAQLHQLRGRVGRSHHQAYAYLMVPDTEGLTKQASQRLDAIQQMEELGSGFYLAMHDLEIRGAGEMLGENQSGNMLEVGFQLYNEMLAEAVKSLKAGKEPDLLAPLSAATEINLHAPALLPDAYCGDVHLRLSFYKRLATAKSSDQIDALLEEIVDRFGKPPAQAQTLIDVHRLRVLARPHGVVKVDAAPGVIHITFRRDAPVDPMRIIELVQKNRHIKLAGNEKLRIERALPEAKDRAQMVRDVLRSLGQPKVTEPA, encoded by the coding sequence ATGGAACTCCCCAAGCTCAATGCGGGCAAGCGCTTCACGCTGCCGCGACCCAGCGGCTCTGCGGACGCGCTGGTGCTGGCCAAGCTGGCCCGGCGTGAAAAAGGCGCCGGCCGGCTGACCGCCATCGTGGCCAGCGACGCCAACGACGCCCAGCGGCTGCTGGCCGAGGTGGCCTTTTTCGCACCCGAGCTGCGGTGCGCGCTCTTCCCCGACTGGGAAACCCTGCCCTACGACGGCTTCTCGCCGCACCAGGACCTGATCAGCGAGCGCCTGGCCACGCTGTGGAGCATCTCGCAGGGCGAGTCCGACGTCGTGCTGGTGCCGGCCACCACGGCCCTGTACCGGCTGGCGCCGCCGGCTTTCCTCGCCGGCTACACCTTCCAGTTCGCGGTCAAGCAGAAGCTCGATGAAGCCCGGCTCAAGGCGCAGCTCACGCTGGCCGGCTACAACCACGTGACGCAGGTGGTCAGCCCCGGCGAGTACGCGGTGCGCGGCGGGCTGATCGACCTGTTCCCCATGGGCTCGAGCGTGCCCTACCGGGTGGACCTGTTCGACGACGAGATCGACTCGATCCGCACCTTCGACCCGGACAGCCAGCGCAGCCTGTTCCCGGTGCCCAGCGTGCGCCTGCTGCCCGGACGCGAGTTCCCGATGGACGAGGAGGCGCGCGCGCGCTTCCGGCGCCGCTGGCGCGAACTGCTGGAGGGCGACCCGACCAAGAGCCGCATCTACAAGGACATCGGCAACGGGGTTGCGACCGCGGGCATCGAGTACTACCTGCCGCTGTTCTTCGACGAGACCGCCACCGTCTTCGACTACCTGGGCACTGCCGCTACCCTGGTGCTGCACGGGGACCTGGAACCGGCCTTCCAGCGCTTCTGGCAGGACACGCGCGAGCGCCACCGGCTGGTCCAGGGCGATCCGGAGCGGCCCGCCTTGCCGCCGGAGGCGCTGTTCCTGTCGGCCGAACAGTTCTACGCGCGCGCCAACGAGCACGCCCAGCTCGCCGTGCGCGCCGTCGGCGACGGCGACGCCTACGTCGAATTCGCGCCGCTGCCGCCGATGGCGGTGGTGCGCGGGGCCGAAGAGCCGCTGGCCAAATTCAAGGAGCACCTGCGCAACACCCAGCACCGCGCGCTGGTGCTGGCCGAGAGCGACGGACGGCGTGAAAGCCTGCTCGATTTCCTGCGCGCCAGCCAGCTGTCGCCGCCGGTGTTCGACTCGCTCGAAGAATTCCGGGGCAGCGACGAGAAGCTCGGGATCGCCACCTCCGCGCTGGCCACCGGCTTTTCCTGGGTCGACGAGAGCATCGACTTCATCACCGAAACCGAGCTCTTCGCCGCGGCGCCGAGCGCGCGCCGGCGCAAGAAGCAGGAACAGGTCAGCGACGTCGAGGCCCTGATCAAGGACCTGTCGGAGCTGAACCTGGGCGACCCGGTGGTGCACGCGCAGCACGGGATCGGCCGCTACAAAGGCCTGGTCAACATGGACCTGGGCCAGGGCAACACCGAGTTCCTGCACCTGGAGTACGCCGAGAAGGCCGCGCTCTACGTGCCCGTCAGCCAGCTGCACCTGATCAGCCGCTACACCGGCGTGTCGGCCGAGGAAGCGCCGCTGCACAAGCTGGGTTCCGGGCAGTGGGAGAAAGCCAGGCGCAAGGCCGCCGAGCAGGTGCGCGATACCGCCGCCGAACTGCTCAACATCTACGCGCGGCGCGCCGCCCGCGAGGGTCACGCCTTCCGCTTCGAGCCCCAGGACTACGAGGCCTTCGCCAACGACTTCGGCTTCGAGGAAACCGCCGACCAGAACGCCGCCATCCACGCCGTGATCCAGGACATGGTGTCGCCGCAGCCCATGGACCGCCTGGTGTGCGGCGACGTCGGCTTCGGCAAGACCGAGGTCGCGCTGCGCGCGGCCTTCGTCGCCGTCACCGGCGGCAAGCAGGTGGCGTTCCTGGCGCCCACGACGCTGCTGGCGGAGCAGCACTACCAGACGCTGGTGGACCGCTTCTCCAAGTGGCCGGTGAAGATCGCCGAGGTGTCGCGCTTCCGCTCCACCAAGGAGGTGAACGCCACCATCAAGGGCCTGGAAGACGGCAGCGTCGACATCGTGGTGGGCACGCACAAGCTGCTGTCGGAGGCGGCCAAGTTCAAGAACCTCGGGTTGCTCATCATCGACGAGGAACACCGCTTCGGTGTGCGCCACAAGGAAGCGATGAAAGCGCTGCGCGCCGAAGTCGACGTGCTCACCCTTACCGCCACGCCGATCCCGCGCACGCTGGGGATGGCGCTGGAAGGCCTGCGCGACCTGTCGGTGATCGCCACCGCGCCGCAGCGCCGGCTTGCGATCAAGACCTTCGTGCGCAACGAGGGCAACGGCGTGATCCGCGAGGCGGTGCTGCGCGAGCTCAAGCGCGGCGGCCAGGTCTACTTCCTGCACAACGAGGTCGAGACCATCCAGAACCGGCGCGAGCGGCTCGAGCAGCTGCTGCCGGAGGCGCGCATCGCGGTGGCGCACGGCCAGATGCCCGAGCGCGAGCTGGAACGCGTGATGCGCGACTTCATCGCGCAGCGCCACAACCTGCTCCTGTGCTCGACCATCATCGAGACCGGCATTGACGTGCCCACCGCCAACACCATCGTGATCAGCCGCGCCGACAAGTTCGGCCTGGCGCAGCTGCACCAGCTGCGCGGCCGCGTCGGCCGCAGCCACCACCAGGCCTACGCCTACCTGATGGTGCCGGACACCGAGGGCCTCACCAAGCAGGCCTCGCAGCGCCTGGACGCGATCCAGCAGATGGAGGAGCTGGGCTCCGGCTTCTACCTGGCCATGCACGACCTGGAGATCCGCGGGGCCGGCGAGATGCTGGGCGAGAACCAGAGCGGCAACATGCTCGAAGTCGGCTTCCAGCTTTACAACGAGATGCTGGCCGAGGCCGTGAAGTCGCTCAAGGCCGGCAAGGAGCCCGACCTGCTGGCGCCGCTGTCGGCCGCCACCGAGATCAACCTGCACGCGCCCGCCCTGCTGCCCGACGCCTACTGCGGCGACGTCCACCTGCGGCTGTCCTTCTACAAGCGGCTGGCGACCGCGAAGAGCAGCGACCAGATCGACGCGCTGCTCGAGGAGATCGTGGACCGTTTCGGCAAGCCGCCGGCGCAGGCGCAGACGCTGATCGACGTGCACCGACTGCGCGTATTGGCGCGCCCGCATGGCGTGGTCAAGGTCGATGCCGCGCCGGGCGTGATCCACATCACCTTCCGCCGCGACGCGCCGGTCGACCCGATGCGCATCATCGAGCTGGTACAGAAAAACCGGCACATCAAGCTGGCCGGCAACGAGAAGCTGCGCATCGAGCGCGCCCTGCCCGAGGCGAAGGACCGGGCCCAGATGGTGCGCGACGTGCTGCGCTCGCTGGGGCAGCCGAAGGTCACCGAACCGGCTTAG
- the serB gene encoding phosphoserine phosphatase SerB produces MTVSQEFTPGLVLRGLTPPLRLADFKLAVFDMDSTLINIECVDEIAAEAGLKEEVAAITEAAMRGEITDYKESLRQRVKLLRGVTVADLERVYVERLRLNPGVERLVAACKAAGMKTLLVSGGFTFFTDRVRDHLGIDYTRSNVLELESGPNCGQLTGRMVDQDWGDICDGDEKRKMLLETCAKLGISPKQAIAVGDGANDLPMMGEAGLSVAYHAKPRVREQAMVQINEGGLDRLLELFA; encoded by the coding sequence ATGACCGTTTCGCAAGAATTCACCCCCGGGCTCGTGCTCCGGGGCCTCACCCCGCCGCTGCGCCTCGCCGACTTCAAGCTGGCCGTGTTCGACATGGACTCGACGCTGATCAACATCGAGTGCGTCGACGAGATCGCCGCGGAGGCCGGCCTCAAGGAGGAGGTGGCGGCGATCACCGAGGCCGCCATGCGCGGCGAGATCACCGACTACAAGGAGAGCCTGCGCCAGCGCGTCAAGCTGCTGCGCGGCGTGACCGTGGCCGACCTGGAGCGCGTGTACGTGGAGCGCTTGCGGCTCAATCCCGGCGTCGAGCGGCTGGTCGCCGCGTGCAAGGCCGCCGGCATGAAGACCCTGCTGGTCTCTGGCGGCTTCACCTTCTTCACCGACCGGGTGCGCGACCATCTGGGCATCGACTACACCCGCTCCAACGTGCTGGAGCTGGAGTCCGGGCCCAATTGCGGGCAGCTCACCGGCCGCATGGTGGACCAGGACTGGGGCGACATCTGCGACGGCGACGAGAAACGCAAGATGCTGCTGGAGACCTGCGCGAAGCTGGGCATCTCGCCGAAGCAGGCGATAGCGGTCGGCGACGGCGCCAACGACCTGCCGATGATGGGCGAAGCGGGGCTGTCGGTGGCCTACCATGCCAAGCCCCGCGTGCGCGAACAGGCGATGGTGCAGATCAACGAAGGCGGGCTGGACCGCCTGCTGGAGCTGTTCGCCTAG